From Candidatus Poribacteria bacterium:
TAGGTAGATCTTGATTAGTTTCCATAAAGTTCCTCTCTGTGAGTTATCAGTTTTCAGTACGATTTTTCTGCGAAAAATCTTTCAGTTATCAGTTATCAGAGCGGTTTTTCTGATGAAGTTTAATAAAATATTTGGGTAATTCTATAAAGGACAGTTTTCAATCAAGAAGACTCCATAATCCTGTCCATCCTATAATCCTGTAAGTCCTGCTTCAGACGATGAACACCGCGCACGCCAAAATTTCCGCGTCCTCCGCGTCCTCCGTGTTCTCCGTGATTCAGACGATTAACACATACATTACCCGATTAAATTCTTAATCTTCATGCGAAAAACCTTTCAGTTTGCCTCGCAGTAAGAGAAAGAGAGTTGGGATATTCTCAAAACCTCTTAACTGACAACTGAGTACTGACAACTGAAAACTATTCCTCTGATAACTGAAAACTATTTCCTCTAATACTGATCCGAGCCTTCAAGTGGAAGTGCAACTGCCCAGACGTTCCGATACCTGACATCGTTGCCGTGATCTTGCAGACGGAGTGGACCTGGCTCGGCAGCCTCACCCACGCTCCCGCCTGTTGTGCTGGCGAGCTGCGCGTTATTGATGATGACCAAACCGTTCTGAATCACAGTGATGCGGGGTCCTTCAGACATCTCACCTGCGTCGTTGAAACGCGGTGCGCGGAAGGTAATATCGTAAGACTGCCATTCAAGGGGTGGTTTACAAGCGTTGACGAGCGGTGCGAACTGGTTGTAAATTGCGCCGCAGTCGCCCATGCCGGGGACATCGATACCGTAGGAATCCAAAACCTGAACTTCATATCTACCTTGGAGGAATACGCCGCTGTTGCCTTTTGCCTGTCCGGAGGCTTCAGGCATATCGGGACACCTAAATTCGATATGGACGAAGTGATCCGTAAAGGTTTCTTTGCTTATTATGTCGCCGGTACGTGGGATGACGAGCATCGCGTCGCCTTCGACTTCCCAACCCGGTTCGCTGCCATCGAGGCTTGTCCAGTTGCTGAGGTCTGTGCCGTCAAAGAGAACAACTGCCGATTCTGGTGGTGTTTGTGTCATGAGTTTTCCTTTCGTATGCTAAGCATGCGCAAATGGTATAGTGAGAATTACAATCCTGCACTATTTTAGCGAAATCCATTTTTTTGTCAAGCGATCAGATATTTTGGACAGAATCATTCAGGTGAGATTTGCGATGGAGGTGCTTGGAGGACTGGAATGACATAACTGTGAATTGTGCAATCATCAATCGTATCTGTTTCCACTCGCGGTTCTGGGTTTTCGCGATAATCGAACACCACATAGTAGCCTTCCATTGCGTTTTCTAATTTAAGATATGCTGCGAGTTGTTGCTTGCCTGCCTGATAGCTTCGTTCACTACGCCACACCTTCGTTTCAACAACGTATGTCTGTCCGCTGTGAGAAATCACGAGATCGGCTCTGCCTCTACCAGTTGGAACTTCTAAGTACATAGCAGCACCAACGATTTTCACAAATTCATCGAGATAGGCAAACAGGAGATATTGCCCGACGAATTCTTGTGGTGTATCCGGGACTTGGAGTATTCTGAATCCCGCACGTGCGATGAAGTCATTGAAATTTTCCATGAGGGTCCGTATCTGAAGTTGTCCAGTGGATGTCATATATTCCGAAAAGTCAACGGGACCATCTTGGGGGAAGTATTCGTCCTCAAGTCCATTTATCAGCGGTTGGAATGCTTGCAAAACCCGATGTAAATAGATTGGGTTGAGAATCTGACACATTCCGTCTCCATCTGCTCCAATGATACCGTAAGTTGCTAACTCACTGATGATGTCATCGTCGAAATTAAAGCGTCTGCTTTCTTGATAAAAGGCGATACGCATAAGCATCTTTTCAAAACGTGGATCTCTGCGAACATTTGTAATAAGGTGTGAAATGTTGGTGTTTCTCTCTGACAAGAGTTGTTCGTGTGCTTGTGAAAAGTGAGACATCTGAATCGTCTCGGTTTTGGGGATACCTAATTCCTCTGTGAGAATCTGTGCAAACCTATTCACGAGGAAGGGTTGTCCTGCTGTCTGTTTATGAACCTTCTCAACGAGTTTCGGCGCGAATTGCTGTCCGACTTCATCGGTGTACTGGGTAAGGAGTTCATGTACCTGTTCTATACTGAAGTTTGGCAGCGTGAATTCGTCTTGTATATTGAACGGCGAGATCGAACGATCGTAGTTGAGTTGTGTGATATTTTTAACCCCGACAATACCTACGCTATAGGGTGCGCGTCCTTCGCGTCCTGTGAGGTATATCCGGCGAAGCGAACGGAGGAATCCGTTGAGCGCGTCCCGTGGAATGCCATCAAATTCGTCAATAATGAGAACGACCCGTTGATTCTCCGCGAAGCGGGTGAAGTGTTCAAAAAATTCACGCATCGAGAGATGATTTGTCATCTGCGCGTTCACCAAAAAATTGTCGAGTTCCGAAGATATCTGATCGCTACGGACGCGGAAGACCTTCTGGATTTCCCTACAGATTTCTCTACAAAGTGATTGGTAGAACTCTATGGGCGTTATGTACTCGTACTCTTCAAAATTGAGTTGTATTGGGAAATAGTCTGTCCCTTCCGCTGCAAGTGCTTTGAGGGCACCTTGAAAAAACGTCG
This genomic window contains:
- a CDS encoding DUF1080 domain-containing protein; amino-acid sequence: MTQTPPESAVVLFDGTDLSNWTSLDGSEPGWEVEGDAMLVIPRTGDIISKETFTDHFVHIEFRCPDMPEASGQAKGNSGVFLQGRYEVQVLDSYGIDVPGMGDCGAIYNQFAPLVNACKPPLEWQSYDITFRAPRFNDAGEMSEGPRITVIQNGLVIINNAQLASTTGGSVGEAAEPGPLRLQDHGNDVRYRNVWAVALPLEGSDQY
- a CDS encoding AAA-like domain-containing protein — translated: MRRFGTQGPVNPQDNYVVARREELADFVDRVKQGRYIVLFAPRQTGKTTFFQGALKALAAEGTDYFPIQLNFEEYEYITPIEFYQSLCREICREIQKVFRVRSDQISSELDNFLVNAQMTNHLSMREFFEHFTRFAENQRVVLIIDEFDGIPRDALNGFLRSLRRIYLTGREGRAPYSVGIVGVKNITQLNYDRSISPFNIQDEFTLPNFSIEQVHELLTQYTDEVGQQFAPKLVEKVHKQTAGQPFLVNRFAQILTEELGIPKTETIQMSHFSQAHEQLLSERNTNISHLITNVRRDPRFEKMLMRIAFYQESRRFNFDDDIISELATYGIIGADGDGMCQILNPIYLHRVLQAFQPLINGLEDEYFPQDGPVDFSEYMTSTGQLQIRTLMENFNDFIARAGFRILQVPDTPQEFVGQYLLFAYLDEFVKIVGAAMYLEVPTGRGRADLVISHSGQTYVVETKVWRSERSYQAGKQQLAAYLKLENAMEGYYVVFDYRENPEPRVETDTIDDCTIHSYVIPVLQAPPSQISPE